A genomic region of Planctomycetia bacterium contains the following coding sequences:
- a CDS encoding NAD(P)-dependent oxidoreductase → MKIAVTGTTGFVGRYIVRHLVAAGHTCRCWYRPESDRDGLDDVGPKIEWIEGGLGNKAQAAELVAGCDAVVHAALHHPGGGFRGGEGDIFTFAEKNVLGTLQLIEAARRTGVERFVFISTCAVHEKILGDRPLDETHPTTPTSHYGAHKASLEQFVHSYGWGMKYPICALRPTGVYGVAQPTATCRPQKGQTVGSIVGSNSGSSVRKACVTR, encoded by the coding sequence ATGAAAATTGCCGTCACCGGCACCACGGGCTTCGTCGGCCGCTACATCGTGCGGCACTTGGTTGCCGCAGGGCATACTTGCCGTTGCTGGTACCGACCGGAGAGTGATCGAGACGGCCTGGACGACGTTGGGCCGAAAATCGAATGGATCGAAGGAGGCTTAGGAAATAAGGCCCAAGCCGCAGAACTCGTGGCCGGTTGTGACGCCGTCGTGCATGCCGCGCTGCATCATCCCGGCGGCGGCTTTCGAGGAGGCGAAGGAGACATTTTCACATTCGCGGAGAAGAACGTCTTAGGGACGCTCCAACTCATCGAAGCGGCTCGCAGAACCGGCGTCGAGCGGTTCGTGTTCATCTCGACGTGCGCCGTACATGAAAAGATTCTCGGCGACCGTCCGCTCGACGAGACGCATCCGACGACGCCGACAAGTCATTACGGTGCCCATAAAGCGTCGCTCGAACAATTCGTGCACAGCTACGGCTGGGGGATGAAGTACCCGATCTGCGCCTTGCGGCCGACCGGCGTCTACGGCGTCGCCCAGCCGACGGCGACCTGTCGGCCGCAGAAGGGACAGACCGTGGGATCGATCGTCGGATCGAACTCCGGATCGTCGGTGCGAAAAGCCTGCGTTACGCGATAG